One genomic window of Marinobacter adhaerens HP15 includes the following:
- a CDS encoding restriction endonuclease subunit S produces MLNVHQLHKYEAYKDSGADWLGMIPINWTSKKFKYLARVKKGKVPKRIVSENRSGLPPYLSMEYLRGAEANQFVEDRDAIVVSDGSILLLWDGSNAGEFVVGRGGVVSSTLAAIDFFSVDRKFAWYACQVTEIELRSTTVGMGIPHVDGEQLKNSFLAIPSLDEQSLIAKFLDKKTTQIDEAIAIKEQQIVLLKERKQIIIQKAVTQGLDPTVPMKLSGVDWIGEIPKHWEVVRFKNLFSQSRLPVRIGDGVVTSYRDGQVTLRTNRRLEGYTEAIIEGGYQGIRKGQLVLNSMDAFEGAIGVSDSDGKCTPEYVICDPNRGGISQYYFAYLLREMALGKYIQVICNAVRQRAVRIRYNNLAPRFMVVPPESEQEEIVKFIESEKVKIGDGIDHLQSQIEKLKEYKTTLINSAVTGKIKITPDMVEA; encoded by the coding sequence ATGTTGAATGTTCATCAATTACACAAGTACGAAGCATATAAAGACTCAGGTGCTGACTGGCTTGGAATGATCCCAATAAATTGGACCTCGAAAAAGTTTAAGTATTTAGCGCGAGTTAAAAAGGGGAAGGTTCCAAAAAGAATTGTTTCAGAAAATAGATCAGGTCTCCCTCCATACTTAAGCATGGAGTATTTGAGGGGGGCGGAAGCCAATCAGTTTGTTGAGGATAGAGATGCTATTGTTGTCTCGGATGGCTCAATATTACTGCTGTGGGACGGTAGTAACGCAGGGGAGTTTGTCGTTGGAAGAGGAGGCGTAGTTTCATCTACATTAGCCGCCATTGACTTTTTTTCAGTAGATAGAAAGTTTGCCTGGTACGCCTGCCAGGTAACAGAAATAGAATTAAGGTCAACAACTGTTGGCATGGGTATACCGCACGTTGATGGTGAACAGCTGAAAAATTCATTTTTGGCAATTCCATCACTTGACGAACAGAGCCTAATCGCTAAATTCCTCGACAAAAAAACCACCCAAATCGACGAAGCCATTGCCATCAAAGAGCAGCAGATCGTCCTGCTGAAAGAGCGTAAGCAAATCATTATCCAAAAAGCCGTCACCCAGGGGCTTGATCCCACTGTGCCCATGAAACTTTCCGGCGTGGACTGGATTGGGGAGATTCCGAAGCATTGGGAGGTAGTGAGATTCAAAAATCTATTTTCGCAAAGCAGACTGCCAGTTCGTATTGGTGACGGTGTTGTCACTTCATATCGTGACGGGCAAGTCACGCTTCGAACAAATCGCCGGTTAGAAGGGTACACCGAAGCAATTATTGAAGGAGGTTATCAAGGTATTAGAAAGGGGCAGCTTGTTCTGAATTCAATGGACGCATTTGAAGGAGCTATTGGTGTGTCTGACTCTGATGGAAAGTGTACTCCCGAATATGTGATTTGTGACCCTAATAGAGGCGGAATATCTCAATACTATTTTGCCTATTTGCTTCGTGAAATGGCATTGGGAAAGTATATTCAGGTAATTTGTAACGCCGTTAGGCAGCGTGCAGTAAGAATACGATATAACAATTTGGCACCTAGGTTCATGGTGGTCCCACCGGAGAGCGAGCAGGAAGAAATTGTTAAATTTATCGAGTCAGAGAAGGTCAAGATAGGTGACGGGATTGATCACCTTCAGTCCCAAATCGAAAAACTGAAAGAATACAAAACCACCCTAATCAACAGCGCCGTCACAGGAAAAATCAAGATCACCCCCGACATGGTGGAGGCCTGA
- a CDS encoding DUF262 domain-containing protein: protein MTVQVATCSAAQLFSGCLFPSHSAASDAIATSDGATVTGELTIPEYQRPYCWQDKQLHGLLLDIESHVARKTDGNVELSYYLGSLILHQDNGKLNIIDGQQRITTLALMACLIDPGLPLVEDLVYEHPTGQQQIKHNLKWLRDRLDRVRNWVDFNKLQFTLVITQSEDDAYRFFETQNTGGVRLGGPDIIKAHHLRAVETLHQPQFARQWEAMGSLDSTVSALLKGRYWQGVKPRELPSHNQQKRIRDCIVLELAQETGEGDDIAYGRIRRQIGLAGDVSQQADQQGYEVRQPLNAGINSIRYLAYFQALHKRYWRQPDLPHLAGYQQFVGWLKGLEGCGYLEKLYEACLLLYISQFGENQLDLAARKLFRVVYARRVSNQKSVRENSIPAFIKEQPVLDWIAASYTPDQVFAFLDAFKLTVDPSNLDKNSVKRRFVERVCKEFGLDLEAGQYEKAFAAALNQKITGVQG from the coding sequence ATGACAGTTCAGGTCGCCACTTGCAGTGCTGCCCAGCTTTTCTCGGGGTGTTTGTTTCCAAGTCATTCCGCAGCATCGGATGCCATTGCCACCAGCGATGGTGCAACGGTGACCGGTGAACTGACCATCCCGGAATACCAGCGCCCCTATTGCTGGCAGGACAAGCAATTGCATGGCCTGTTGCTGGATATTGAATCCCATGTGGCCCGAAAAACTGATGGCAATGTCGAGTTGTCCTACTATCTGGGCAGCCTGATCCTGCATCAGGATAACGGCAAGCTGAATATCATCGACGGCCAGCAGCGCATTACCACCCTGGCGCTTATGGCCTGCCTGATCGATCCCGGGCTGCCGCTGGTGGAAGACCTGGTTTATGAACACCCCACCGGCCAGCAGCAGATCAAGCATAACCTCAAGTGGCTCCGTGATCGTCTGGATCGGGTGAGGAATTGGGTTGACTTCAACAAGCTGCAATTCACTCTGGTGATCACCCAGTCCGAAGACGATGCCTACCGCTTCTTTGAAACTCAGAATACCGGCGGGGTACGGCTGGGTGGGCCGGATATTATCAAGGCCCACCACCTGCGGGCGGTGGAGACACTGCATCAACCGCAGTTCGCCAGACAGTGGGAAGCCATGGGCTCGCTGGACAGCACTGTCAGTGCTTTGCTGAAAGGCCGCTACTGGCAGGGCGTGAAACCACGGGAGCTACCGTCTCACAATCAGCAGAAGCGGATTCGTGACTGTATTGTCTTGGAACTGGCACAGGAAACCGGTGAGGGCGACGACATTGCCTATGGCCGCATTCGCCGCCAAATCGGCCTGGCGGGCGACGTCAGCCAGCAGGCCGACCAGCAAGGCTACGAGGTGCGCCAGCCCCTGAACGCGGGCATCAACAGCATCCGCTACCTGGCCTACTTTCAGGCACTGCACAAACGCTACTGGCGGCAACCTGATTTACCGCACCTGGCAGGCTATCAGCAGTTTGTTGGGTGGCTAAAAGGGCTGGAGGGCTGTGGTTACCTGGAAAAACTCTATGAGGCCTGCCTGCTGCTCTATATCAGCCAGTTTGGTGAAAACCAGCTGGATCTGGCCGCCAGGAAGCTGTTCCGGGTTGTCTACGCCCGACGGGTCAGTAACCAAAAGTCCGTGCGTGAAAATTCCATTCCCGCCTTTATCAAGGAACAGCCTGTACTGGACTGGATCGCTGCCAGCTATACCCCAGACCAGGTTTTTGCCTTTCTGGACGCGTTCAAGCTGACGGTCGATCCCAGCAATCTGGACAAGAACAGTGTGAAGCGGCGTTTTGTGGAAAGGGTCTGCAAGGAATTCGGCCTGGACCTGGAGGCAGGGCAGTATGAAAAGGCGTTTGCCGCTGCTTTGAACCAAAAGATAACAGGAGTGCAGGGATGA
- a CDS encoding DUF262 domain-containing protein: protein MTAVAEHQVNTEVLTLKNVSDKEVGFVIPSYQRPYVWRDEDVIKLFDDIREAFVTDEPQYFIGSVLSAVRVEEGTRIYELIDGQQRTTTLMLLSLAFKAAEVQSELAEASILGDQPRLSFEIRDAVRNLLGSYAGLERMTRPGPDAIQNDAYLTHLDANLRVLKQQVATLREDNDFDLEAFADYVYRNVSWVNNIVPESMDLNRLFASMNTAGIQLEPVDLLKAKLFRKITTDKALYRVIWQACEHMENYFERNLRQLFPNANWNAIEYKDLKAYKGKIIEGKAGETEDIQGEESGKTLLQLLDEVKAGDEPDNLTPKMEEDTQEGIEDETVYCRSIVGFELLLIHALRVFCVRNQWPDIEARIKASNLMACFDCLLEKDESTIKQFVELLWQVRYQFDTWVMKWAEHDDQPDPQLRLTNISRSQSNGKYYINRSAKDLGSLVQLQAVRNFTGDRSAHYWLTALLAQLVEKPEMDSEQVLYVLEKLDNQLSLTTETQKEASFKIARGEFPATLGWAYMEAHLNSAKGTSFEHYWFQKLEYLLWKQGDHSDEKLKRYRITSKNSVEHVHPQNEEYKNAMPKGSLDAFGNLVLLSPGENSSYSNQTVGKKREDFKDKPRYDSLKLKAIFEVYDDAGGEWGEEQIALHQKRMTALLENHYRHGGEHGQPNQ from the coding sequence ATGACCGCAGTGGCTGAGCATCAGGTCAACACAGAGGTATTGACCCTGAAGAATGTCAGCGACAAGGAAGTGGGGTTCGTAATCCCCAGCTACCAGCGCCCTTACGTATGGCGCGATGAGGATGTGATCAAGCTCTTTGATGATATCCGCGAAGCCTTTGTAACGGATGAACCCCAATACTTTATCGGCAGTGTGCTGTCTGCGGTGCGGGTTGAGGAAGGGACTCGGATTTATGAGTTAATTGATGGCCAGCAGCGCACGACCACTCTGATGTTGCTGTCCTTGGCCTTCAAGGCTGCTGAGGTGCAATCGGAACTGGCAGAAGCCTCCATTTTGGGTGACCAACCGAGGTTAAGCTTCGAGATCCGGGATGCTGTGCGCAACTTGTTGGGCAGCTATGCCGGCCTGGAGCGCATGACCCGCCCCGGCCCAGATGCTATCCAGAATGACGCCTACCTAACCCATCTGGATGCCAACCTGAGGGTGTTGAAGCAGCAAGTTGCTACGCTTCGAGAAGACAATGATTTCGATCTAGAAGCGTTTGCCGATTACGTGTACCGAAATGTGAGCTGGGTAAACAACATCGTCCCGGAAAGCATGGACCTGAATCGACTGTTCGCCAGCATGAATACGGCAGGCATCCAGCTTGAGCCAGTGGACCTGTTGAAGGCCAAACTGTTTCGCAAGATCACCACGGACAAAGCCCTTTACAGAGTCATCTGGCAGGCATGTGAGCACATGGAGAACTACTTTGAACGTAATCTCCGGCAGTTATTTCCCAATGCCAACTGGAATGCGATCGAGTACAAGGATCTTAAAGCCTATAAAGGCAAGATCATCGAAGGTAAGGCGGGCGAAACTGAGGACATTCAGGGCGAGGAGTCCGGAAAGACACTTTTACAACTGCTCGATGAAGTAAAGGCCGGTGACGAGCCCGATAACCTCACGCCAAAAATGGAAGAAGACACCCAGGAAGGAATCGAGGACGAAACCGTCTACTGTCGCTCTATCGTGGGCTTCGAGTTGTTATTGATCCATGCCCTGCGGGTTTTCTGTGTCCGAAATCAGTGGCCGGATATAGAGGCTCGAATTAAGGCCTCAAACCTGATGGCTTGCTTTGACTGCCTCCTCGAAAAGGATGAGTCCACAATAAAACAATTCGTCGAGCTTCTGTGGCAGGTGCGCTATCAGTTTGACACCTGGGTGATGAAATGGGCCGAGCATGATGATCAACCTGATCCACAACTGCGACTGACCAATATCAGCCGCTCTCAATCCAATGGCAAGTATTACATCAATCGTAGCGCTAAGGATTTGGGGAGCCTGGTACAACTCCAGGCAGTTCGTAATTTCACCGGTGACCGCTCGGCGCATTACTGGTTAACGGCGCTTCTCGCTCAGTTGGTAGAAAAACCTGAAATGGATTCTGAACAGGTATTGTATGTACTGGAGAAACTGGACAATCAGCTCTCGCTGACCACCGAAACTCAGAAAGAAGCCAGCTTCAAGATCGCCAGAGGAGAGTTCCCCGCTACCTTGGGATGGGCGTACATGGAGGCCCATCTCAATAGCGCCAAAGGCACCAGCTTCGAGCACTACTGGTTCCAGAAACTCGAATACCTGCTTTGGAAGCAGGGTGACCATAGCGATGAAAAGCTTAAGCGATATCGCATTACTTCAAAGAACTCCGTGGAGCATGTGCACCCTCAGAACGAAGAGTACAAAAATGCCATGCCAAAAGGATCTTTGGATGCTTTTGGTAATCTGGTGTTGCTGAGCCCGGGTGAAAACTCGTCCTACAGCAACCAAACCGTTGGCAAAAAAAGGGAAGATTTCAAGGATAAGCCCCGCTATGACTCATTGAAGCTCAAGGCCATTTTTGAGGTTTATGATGACGCTGGCGGGGAGTGGGGAGAAGAGCAAATCGCCTTACACCAGAAGCGCATGACCGCGTTGCTGGAAAATCATTACAGGCACGGAGGGGAACATGGTCAGCCAAACCAATGA